The following proteins are co-located in the Paenibacillus sp. JNUCC32 genome:
- the groES gene encoding co-chaperone GroES — protein sequence MIRPLGERVLVEPIEQEETTAFGIVLPDSAKEKPQEGKVIAVGSGSLKDGARVPLEVKEGDRVIFSKYAGTEIKYEGKEYLIMKESDIHAILG from the coding sequence ATGATCAGACCTTTAGGTGAACGCGTATTGGTAGAACCGATCGAACAAGAAGAAACTACGGCATTCGGGATTGTACTTCCTGACTCTGCTAAAGAAAAGCCGCAAGAAGGTAAAGTTATTGCTGTAGGCAGCGGCTCCCTGAAAGACGGCGCACGTGTACCTTTGGAAGTTAAAGAAGGCGACCGCGTTATTTTCTCCAAATACGCTGGAACAGAAATCAAATACGAAGGTAAAGAATATTTGATTATGAAAGAAAGCGACATCCACGCGATCTTAGGCTAA
- a CDS encoding dihydrofolate reductase family protein has protein sequence MRKVVVSEFVSLDGVMENPQWTIQFRSEETKQFKFDELKASDALLLGRETYVNFAAAWPNLIEQEGEYGRMMNGYPKHVISTTLEKVEWNNSSLIKGNITEEISKLKQQPGKDILVFGSCALVQTLMQLDLIDEYRLMVFPVVLGNGKRLFGEGIDKKVLKLAETKTFGSGVVVLTYLPAR, from the coding sequence ATGAGAAAAGTAGTTGTATCTGAGTTTGTATCGCTGGATGGCGTCATGGAGAATCCGCAGTGGACGATCCAATTCCGTAGTGAGGAAACAAAGCAATTCAAGTTCGATGAACTGAAAGCAAGCGACGCTCTTCTGCTTGGACGCGAAACGTATGTTAATTTTGCAGCGGCTTGGCCTAATTTGATCGAGCAGGAAGGGGAATATGGCCGGATGATGAACGGTTACCCCAAGCACGTGATTTCAACAACCCTGGAAAAAGTGGAATGGAACAATTCTTCGCTGATCAAGGGCAATATCACGGAGGAAATATCCAAGCTGAAGCAGCAGCCTGGTAAGGATATCTTGGTATTTGGCAGCTGCGCGCTCGTTCAAACGCTGATGCAGCTTGACCTCATCGACGAATATCGGCTCATGGTTTTCCCAGTTGTGCTTGGAAACGGAAAACGTCTCTTTGGAGAAGGGATCGATAAGAAAGTGCTGAAACTGGCGGAAACAAAGACATTCGGTTCAGGTGTCGTTGTTCTGACTTATCTTCCGGCAAGATAA
- a CDS encoding NucA/NucB deoxyribonuclease domain-containing protein — MKKLFLKFGTVVLSLLLVWLVLNYFPELDDGDVYPPIRGTVVELEFPADKYPETADHIKKAIESGHSDVCTIDRTGAEDNRSSSLKGIPTKKGYDRDEWPMAMCAEGGDGASVEYIDPSDNRGAGSWVGNYLEGYPDGTQVHFIFR, encoded by the coding sequence ATGAAAAAGTTATTCTTGAAATTTGGAACAGTGGTCTTATCTTTGTTATTGGTTTGGTTGGTCCTTAATTATTTTCCGGAGTTAGATGACGGTGATGTATACCCACCAATACGGGGTACCGTTGTCGAATTAGAGTTTCCAGCGGATAAATATCCTGAGACGGCGGATCACATAAAAAAGGCCATTGAATCCGGCCATTCCGATGTTTGTACCATTGATCGAACAGGTGCAGAGGATAACAGGAGTTCTTCCCTAAAGGGAATCCCTACGAAAAAAGGGTATGATCGGGATGAGTGGCCGATGGCCATGTGTGCCGAAGGAGGAGACGGTGCAAGTGTCGAATACATAGATCCATCTGACAATCGAGGAGCAGGCAGCTGGGTAGGTAACTATTTGGAGGGATACCCGGACGGTACCCAGGTACATTTCATTTTTAGATAG
- the groL gene encoding chaperonin GroEL (60 kDa chaperone family; promotes refolding of misfolded polypeptides especially under stressful conditions; forms two stacked rings of heptamers to form a barrel-shaped 14mer; ends can be capped by GroES; misfolded proteins enter the barrel where they are refolded when GroES binds) has product MAKDIKFSEDARRSMLRGVDALANAVKVTLGPKGRNVVLEKKFGSPLITNDGVTIAKEIELEDAFENMGAQLVKEVATKTNDVAGDGTTTATVLAQAMIREGLKNVTAGANPMIIRKGIDKAVKAAVTELANIAKEVKNHQEIAQVASVSAADEEVGQLIAEAMDKVGKDGVITVEESRGFLTELEVVEGMQFDRGYISPYMITDTDKMEAVLENPYILITDKKVTNTQEILPILEKIVQQGKPLVLIAEDIEGEAQAMLIVNKLRGTFNAVAVKAPGFGDRRKAMLQDIAALTGGQVITEELGLDLKTASIDQLGTARQVRVTKENTIIVDGAGNKEDIDARVKQIRNQLEETTSDFDKEKLQERLAKLAGGVAVIKVGAATETELKERKLRIEDALNATRAAVEEGMVSGGGTALVNVYNAVAAVQVEGDEKTGVNIVLRALEEPIRTIAANAGQEGSVIVERLKKEEIGIGYNAATDTWVNMFEAGIVDPAKVTRSALQNAASVAAMFLTTEAVIADKPEPEKPAMPDMGGMGGMGGMM; this is encoded by the coding sequence ATGGCAAAAGACATTAAGTTCAGTGAAGACGCCCGTCGCTCCATGCTTCGCGGTGTAGATGCTTTGGCAAATGCAGTTAAAGTAACGCTCGGACCGAAAGGCCGTAACGTGGTTCTTGAGAAAAAATTCGGAAGCCCGCTCATCACGAATGACGGCGTAACCATCGCTAAAGAAATCGAGCTGGAAGATGCATTCGAGAACATGGGTGCTCAGCTCGTTAAAGAAGTAGCTACCAAAACCAACGATGTTGCCGGTGACGGTACAACAACGGCAACGGTTCTGGCACAAGCCATGATCCGTGAAGGTCTGAAGAACGTTACAGCTGGCGCAAACCCAATGATCATCCGCAAGGGTATCGACAAAGCGGTTAAAGCAGCCGTAACCGAGCTTGCGAATATCGCGAAAGAAGTGAAAAACCATCAGGAGATCGCTCAAGTCGCTTCCGTATCCGCAGCTGACGAAGAAGTAGGTCAACTGATTGCAGAAGCAATGGACAAAGTGGGTAAAGACGGCGTTATCACCGTTGAAGAATCCCGCGGCTTCTTGACGGAGCTTGAAGTAGTAGAAGGTATGCAATTCGACCGCGGCTACATCTCTCCATACATGATCACCGATACGGATAAAATGGAAGCCGTTCTTGAGAATCCATACATCCTGATCACCGATAAAAAAGTAACCAACACGCAAGAGATCCTGCCGATCCTTGAAAAAATCGTACAGCAAGGCAAACCGCTCGTACTGATCGCAGAAGACATCGAAGGCGAAGCGCAAGCGATGCTGATCGTGAACAAACTGCGCGGAACGTTCAACGCTGTTGCTGTTAAAGCTCCTGGCTTCGGCGACCGTCGCAAAGCCATGCTGCAAGATATCGCTGCATTGACTGGCGGCCAAGTGATTACGGAAGAGCTCGGCCTCGACCTGAAAACGGCTTCCATCGATCAATTGGGTACCGCTCGTCAAGTGCGCGTAACCAAAGAGAACACGATCATCGTGGATGGCGCTGGCAACAAAGAAGATATCGATGCTCGCGTGAAGCAAATCCGCAACCAATTGGAAGAAACGACTTCCGATTTCGACAAAGAGAAACTGCAAGAGCGTCTGGCTAAATTGGCTGGCGGCGTAGCGGTTATCAAAGTCGGTGCGGCTACTGAGACGGAATTGAAAGAACGCAAACTGCGCATCGAAGATGCCCTGAACGCAACTCGCGCTGCGGTTGAAGAAGGTATGGTATCCGGTGGTGGTACAGCGCTCGTTAACGTATACAACGCTGTTGCTGCAGTTCAAGTTGAAGGCGACGAGAAAACAGGCGTGAACATCGTTCTGCGCGCTCTGGAAGAGCCGATCCGCACGATTGCAGCTAACGCTGGCCAAGAAGGTTCCGTCATCGTAGAGCGTCTGAAAAAAGAAGAGATCGGCATCGGCTACAACGCGGCTACCGATACTTGGGTGAACATGTTCGAAGCAGGTATCGTTGACCCTGCCAAAGTAACGCGTTCCGCTCTTCAAAACGCTGCATCCGTTGCGGCCATGTTCCTGACAACCGAAGCGGTTATCGCTGACAAGCCAGAACCAGAAAAACCAGCTATGCCTGACATGGGCGGCATGGGTGGAATGGGCGGCATGATGTAA